One part of the Hirundo rustica isolate bHirRus1 chromosome 11, bHirRus1.pri.v3, whole genome shotgun sequence genome encodes these proteins:
- the LOC120757933 gene encoding hydrocephalus-inducing protein-like, translating to MASGLPKTTPTPRLLLRERLQSISLLPSKFLMEKFLNRKKASTGGNILPRIGPSPVMCEPCQKLSSVAPKQSLFQASPPEMVFQNVAAHEVSEMVVSIINKGKYPRVMKVSMASSPYFQLDCPNDVYRKVPAGMSTHVRVCFTPKENKDYSHELVCMSQRERIVVPIRAIGARAILDFPDQLDFSECPVKCSTQKTLLVRNVGNRAARYQLSTQSPFSVVPATGTLGAGDTMQVTVGFHPLTAGDHSGSLVVGCTGEESICTNLQGKAEDVNIELNTNFVKVEKTFVNMSKHTTMFIKNSSNITAHFQWKAFPTEEHENEEKRRQCSLLQPSAKVWLEAYKKDKKMKKKGFCENRALLLSNKHKQDKAKVQADPMLFSNDIFFIEPMEGEIGPHCLAEIKVTFKPLEAREYQCVAYCNISGRESRLPLSLRGEGQGPLVELCSGTLNLGSISVNTSHICEVKLINKGLLDAPFTYIPSTTHVGSCFKFAPEEGIIAPGEIQTIQISFNATVVGYFDEQFQFSVAGSPTPVILTIKGCVHRPTLHFDVDELDFGDISFGFPFTKTCRLTNTSLVPVTFKLRVSDDGTQPAVSSFDQIRSDSDPSWRKGIHFSVKPREFTLNPSQGTILPQGHQDIEVTLCPNTVTEFCRKLLVDLEEIGEGVASLVLQARCFVPKLQVYPPILCIDDCCLKVPFERKFFIRNNTHLPGCYGLIPQERKEDSPVFYSSPKPCGIVQPQSTAEIPLVVEVQTLGRHRTRVPIGVFGDERNPLGIELQSYGKLSEIYPSPRLIEFGMIPVLQPNSQNFILFNEGLVPKYFRMKIVCKPHCYVIEPREGVIPADGAVPVTIRATLDDTGVFDDVIQLFIGNSLWSILLLQALGVGSTIVIDKPFTPELNLGYQFSLLPCIRRFRLTNGGHHFHRLFWKVECNSPAEEEGQSTSALSSPEAQNDSQSPKHTLPRVWAGATVDAPAARRVCGHGAARLLQCPTGGAGLCEV from the exons ATGGCTTCTGGACTCCCGAAAACGACTCCAACACCTCGTCTTTTGCTCAGGGAAAGACTGCAATCTATTTCC ctGCTTCCGTCTAAGTTCCTGATGGAGAAGTTTCTCAACAGGAAGAAGGCCAGCACTGGGGGGAATATTCTGCCCAGAATTGGCCCATCTCCAGTCATGTGTGAACCGTGTCAAAAG CTGTCATCAGTTGCCCCGAAACAGAGCTTGTTTCAGGCTTCCCCACCAGAGATGGTGTTTCAGAACGTCGCCGCTCATGAGGTCTCTGAGATGGTAGTGTCTATCATTAACAAGGGCAAG TATCCTCGGGTGATGAAGGTCTCCATGGCGAGCTCACCGTATTTCCAGCTGGACTGCCCCAATGATGTGTACCGTAAGGTGCCAGCAGGCATGTCCACCCATGTGCGCGTCTGCTTCACTCCCAAGGAGAACAAG gattATTCCCATGAGCTCGTCTGCATGAGTCAAAGGGAAAGGATAGTTGTGCCAATTCGGGCCATTGGTGCCCGAGCCATCCTGGACTTCCCTGACCAGCTGGACTTCTCGGAGTGTCCGGTCAAGTGCAGCACCCAGAAGACTCTGCTGGTTCGCAACGTCGGTAACCGGGCAGCTCGTTACCAGCTGAGCACCCAGAG TCCTTTCTCCGTGGTTCCAGCCACAGGAACTCTGGGCGCTGGTGACACCATGCAGGTGACAGTGGGATTTCACCCGCTGACGGCTGGTGACCATTCTGGATCCCTGGTAGTGGGCTGCACAG GTGAAGAAAGTATTTGCACAAAcctgcagggaaaagctgaagaTGTAAACATTGAGTTGAACACAAATTTCGTGAAGGTTGAGAAGACTTTTGTCAACATGTCAAAACACACAACCATGTTCATCAAAAACAGCAGTAACATCACAGCCCACTTCCAGTGGAAGGCTTTTCCTACTGAGGAACACGAGAATGAAGAGAAGAGGAG gcagtgttCTTTGCTGCAGCCATCGGCCAAGGTCTGGCTGGAAGCCTacaaaaaggacaagaaaatgaagaagaagggGTTTTGTGAAAATCGCGCCCTCCTCCTGTCCAACAAGCACAAGCAGGACAAGGCAAAGGTGCAAGCAGACCCCATGCTGTTCTCcaatgatatttttttcattgagcCAATG gaGGGAGAGATTGGGCCACATTGTTTGGCCGAAATCAAGGTGACCTTTAAACCCCTAGAAGCACGAGAGTATCAATGTGTGGCTTACTGCAACATCTCAG GCCGTGAGAGCAGGCTGCCCCTGAGCCTCAGAGGGGAAGGCCAAGGACCCTTGGTTGAACTCTGCAGTGGTACCCTGAACCTTGGGAGCATTTCTGTCAACACCTCCCACATCTGTGAG GTGAAACTGATTAACAAAGGACTCCTTGATGCTCCCTTCACCTACATCCCTTCAACCACACACGTGGGCTCCTGCTTCAAGTTTGCACCTGAGGAGGGCATCATTGCACCGGGTGAGATCCAGACTATTCAGATCTCCTTCAATGCCACTGTGGTGGGGTACTTTGATGAACAATTCCAATTCAGTGTGGCTGGATCTCCTACGCCTGTGATCCTGACCATCAA GGGGTGTGTCCATAGACCGACTTTACACTTCGACGTCGATGAGCTCGACTTCGGTGACATCTCCTTTG GCTTTCCCTTCACCAAGACCTGTCGCCTGACTAACACCTCCCTGGTGCCAGTGACGTTCAAGCTCCGCGTGTCGGACGATGGCACGCAGCCTGCTGTTAGCAGCTTTGATCAAATACGCAGCGACAGTGACCCGTCCTGGAGGAAGGGAATTCATTTCTCTGTGAAGCCAAGGGAGTTTACACTGAATCCCAGCCAAGGGACCATCCTCCCCCAGGGACACCAGGATATCGAG GTCACCCTGTGTCCTAACACTGTGACAGAATTCTGCCGGAAATTGCTGGTGGACCTGGAGGAGATTGGCGAGGGAGTGGCATCACTGGTCCTCCAGGCCAG ATGTTTTGTTCCTAAACTGCAAGTGTACCCCCCAATCCTGTGCATCGATGACTGCTGCCTGAAGGTGCCATTCGAGAGGAAGTTCTTCATTAGGAATAACACCCACCTTCCTGGCTGCTACGGCCTAATTCCCCAG GAACGCAAGGAGGACTCTCCTGTGTTCTACTCCAGCCCCAAACCCTGTGGGATTGTCCAGCCTCAGAGCACTGCAGAGATTCCACTTGTAGTCGAAGTCCAAACATTGGGCAGGCATCGCACCAGAGTTCCTATCGGCGTGTTCGGGGATGAAAGAAACCCACTG GGAATAGAACTACAGAGCTATGGAAAGCTGTCAGAAATCTACCCAAGTCCAAGGCTGATAGAGTTTGGCATGATCCCAGTGCTACAGCCTAATTCACAAAATTTTATCCTCTTCAACGAAGGTCTCGTCCCTAAATACTTCAGGATGAAGATC GTTTGTAAACCCCACTGCTACGTTATTGAACCCAGAGAAGGAGTGATCCCTGCTGATGGTGCAGTTCCTGTGACTATCAGAGCAACCCTGGATGACACTGGGGTTTTTGATGATGTTATCCAGCTGTTCATTGGGAACAGCCTTTggagcatcctcctgctccaggcttTGGGCGTTGGCTCCACAATTGTCATAGACAAACCGTTCACCCCGGAGCTCAACTTGGGATACCAGTTCAG CCTCCTTCCCTGCATTCGTCGGTTCAGACTAACAAACGGGGGCCACCATTTCCATCGGCTCTTCTGGAAGGTGGAATGtaacagcccagctgaggaggagggCCAGAGCACCTCGGCCCTCAGCAGCCCCGAGGCCCAAAATGATTCCCAGAGCCCCAAACACACCCTGCCCCGTGTTTGGGCTGGAGCCACCGTCGATgcacctgcagccaggagagTCTGTGGACATGGTGCTGCGAGGCTTCTCCAGTGTCCCACAG GTGGTGCGGGATTATGTGAGGTGTGA